From the genome of Bubalus bubalis isolate 160015118507 breed Murrah chromosome 2, NDDB_SH_1, whole genome shotgun sequence, one region includes:
- the IL17F gene encoding interleukin-17F codes for MTMTVLCDTAMVKFLLLLTLWLTLLGEVAAQKPPRPGDSGLCPSVEDHIVKVDIRIRRRNQGVFISRNLQNRSISPWDYNITRDANRFPSEIAEAQCRHMGCINAEGQEDRTLNSVPIQQEFLVLRRKRNGCPGLFQLEKVLVTVGCTCVTPMVRHLHDPMADQVADQLS; via the exons ATGACGATGACTGTCCTGTGTGACACGGCCATG GTCAAGTTCCTGCTGCTGTTGACATTGTGGCTTACCCTCCTGGGGGAGGTGGCAGCTCAGAAACCCCCCAGACCTGGGGATTCTGGCCTCTGCCCCTCTGTGGAGGACCACATTGTGAAGGTTGACATCCGTATCCGCAGGCGGAACCAGGGAGTTTTCATCTCACGCAACTTGCAGAACCGCTCCATCTCCCCCTGGGATTACAA CATCACCCGGGACGCCAACCGGTTCCCCTCTGAGATTGCGGAGGCCCAGTGCAGACACATGGGCTGCATCAACGCGGAGGGACAGGAAGACAGGACCCTGAACTCCGTCCCCATCCAGCAGGAGTTTCTGGTCCTCCGGAGGAAGCGAAATGGCTGTCCTGGCTTGTTCCAACTGGAGAAGGTGCTGGTGACCGTGGGCTGCACCTGCGTCACCCCCATGGTCCGCCACCTGCATGACCCGATGGCAGATCAGGTGGCAGATCAGCTCAGCTGA